Sequence from the Piscinibacter sp. HJYY11 genome:
GCGCGCGCGTTACCCCGAGGCCTATTTCAAGATGGGCGAGACGGCGGAGGTGGTGGCCGAGCGCTATGCGGTGTCACGCGTGGCGCAGGAGGAGCTCTCGGTGGAGTCGCACCGCAAGGCCGCGCGGGCGCAGGAGCTGGGCCTGCTGCGCGACGAGATCGTGCCGGTGACCACGCCCGAGGGCGAGGTCGTCGACAGCGACGGCTGCATCCGCCCGGCCACCTCCATGGAAGGCCTGGCCGGCCTGAAGCTCGCGTTCCGCGAGCCGGGCCACGGCACGGTGACGGCGGGCACCTCGTCGCCGCTCACCGACGGCGCCACCGCGGTGCTGGTGTGCTCGGAGGACTACGCGCGCCAGAACGGCCTGCCGATCCTTGCGCGCATCGTCTCGACCGCGGTCGCCGGCTGCGCGCCAGAGGAGATGGGCATGGGCCCGGTGCCGGCGGTGAAGAAGGCCCTGGCTCGCGCGGGGCTGACGGTGAACGACATCGACGTCGTCGAGATCAACGAGGCCTTCAGCAGCCAGGCGGTAGCCTGCCTGCGTGAGCTGGGCATCGCGCGCGACGTGATCAACCTCGATGGCGGCGGCCTCTCGATCGGGCACCCCCTCGGGGCGACCGGGGCACGCCTGGTCGGCAAGGCCGCGACGCTGCTGCAGCGCGAAGGCAAGCGTTATGCGCTCGCCACGCAATGCATCGGCGGTGGGCAGGGCATTGCCACCGTCCTGGCGTCGGTCTGACCCTTAGGTCCCGATCAGGCCCCCGTCGCGCTTGCGGATCACCACCGTCGACGAACGTGGCCGGCCATCCGGCCGCTGGTCGGGCCAGTTGGAGTAGCGCCGCGGGTTGGCCGGGTCGCTGCGCTCGCTGGGCGTCTCGCCCGGGTGCTGGACGTTGATGAACATCGTGCGCCCGTCGGGCGTGGCGGTGGCACCGGTGATCTCGCAGCCGGGCGGGCCGACGAGGAAGCGGCGGATCTCGCCGGTCTTCGTGTCGGCGGCGAGCATCATGTTGTTGCCGAGGCGGGCGAACTCGCCCTTGCCCATGACGGTGCTGCTCATGTCGGTCTGGATCCACAGCACGCCGCGGCCGTCGACCCACAGGCCATCGCAGCAGGCGAAGGCGTCGCCTTTGATGTTGCCCTTGGCTTCGGGCCGCTCGTTGGCGGGGTCGCCGGCGAGCACGAAGTGGTTCCACGCGAAGCTCGTGCCATCGTGGTCGCCGTCTTCGCGCCAGCGGATGATCTGGCCCATGACGTTGTTGGCGCGGGGGTTGGCCGCGTCGACCCCCGCCTGGCCGGGCTGGCCGCGATTGCTGTTGTTGGTGAGCGTGCAGTAGACCCAGCGCTCGCGGTCGATGGCGATCCACTCGGGCCGGTCCATCTTGGTGGCGCCGAGTGCATCGCTCGCCTGCCGTGCCTTGATCAGCACCTCGCCGGGGTCGGCGAAGCCGTTGGCGGGGGTGAGCGGGCCTTGTCCGTGGGTGAGCGGCAGCCAGCGGCCGCGGCCGTCGGCGTCGAAGCGGGCCACGTAGAGCGTGCCGTGGTCGAGCAGCTCGGCGTTGGCGGCGTAGCCGCCCGGGCGGATGGCGTCGCGGCTCACGAACTTGTAGATGTATTCGAAGCGCGCGTCTTCGCCGGAGTAGACGACGGCGCGGCCGTCCTTCGTCACCGCGACGGTGGCGCCTTCGCGCGCGGCGCGGCCCAAGGCGGTGCGCTTGACGGGTGTCATCGTCGGGTCGAAGGGGTCGATCTCGACGACCCAGCCGAAGCGGTTGTGCTCGTTGGGGTGCTTGGTGGTGTCGAAGCGTTCGTCGTGCTCGTGCCAGCGGTAGTACTGGCCCATCTCCTTGCGCTGGCCCCAGCGGCGCTGGTGGGCGTCGGGCTGGTCGGGGCCCTGGAAGTAGAAGGCGAAGTTCTCTTCCGAGGTGAGGTAGCTGCCCCAGGGCGTGATGCCGCTCGCGCACTGGTTGAGGATGCCCAGCACGCGCCGCCCCGTCGGGTCGGCGGCCGTCCGCAGCATCGGGTGGCCGGCGGCCGGGCCGCGCAGCTCGACGGGGGTGTAGGCGGTGATGCGGCGGGCGTAGCGCGAGGGCCGCACCACCTCGACCGTGCCGTCGTCGCCGCGCTTCACCTCGATCACCGCCACACCGTGTGCCGCCTGCGACTTGCGCACCTTCTCGGCCGACCAGTGGGCCAGGCCGTCGGTGTGCAGCAGGCCGTCGTCGCTGTACTCGTGGTTGATCGCGAGCAAGCCGGTCGTGGCGGTCAGGGGGTAGTAGTGCATGCCGTCGTGGTGCATGCCCATCTGCACCTCCTGGTCTGCGGCGGAGTTGCTGGCGTCGAACCTGAACGCGGGGCTGCGCCCGGCAATGCCCACCGGATCACCCCAGGGCGCAAGCGGCTGGGCGACGTAACCCTCGGGCACGGTGATGGTGTCGGCGGTGGTGGCGGGCACGCTCTTGAAGCCGAGCAGCGGGCCGGTGCTCGTGGCGGAGCCGGGGCCGGTGGCGCAGCCGGCCAGGCCCAGCGGCGCGAGCAGGCCCGTCACGGCCACCCCTGCGCCACCTTTGAGCAGCGTGCGGCGGGCCGGGTCGCTGATGTCGTGGATGCTGGGGTTGGAGGAGCGGTTGCTGTCCTCCATGGTGGAGAAGTCCTTGGCCATGGCGTGCGGGCGGGTTGGGAAAACGCCCATTGGAGCGCCGCTTCATGACAAGCACCACCCCGGGATGGCCCCCTGGGGCTTTTCCGGCCGGACGCTCAGGCGTCCTTCACGGGCAGCGGCAGCTGGAGCCGCGCGCGGATGGCCTGGCGCGAGGCACGCAGGATGGCGCTGGAGTGCTCGGGGTCGGCGATCGAGCGGGCCAGCACCACGGCGCCGACCATCTCCGACAGCAGCGAGACGGCGCCGATGCCGGGCTCGTCGTGGCCCAGGCCTTCCAGCTGGCCGGCGATCAGCGTCGTGAGGCGGGCAGCGCCCTGCTCGAAGGCCACCCGCGCTTCGGGCACGAGCCGCGGCAGGTCGGCGGCCATCGTCGCGATGGGGCAGCCTTCTTCGCGGTGGTCGCGGTGGTAGCGCGAGAGGTAGAAGGCCACGTAGGCGGCCAGGCCCTCGCCGGCGGGCTTGCCGGCCGAGAGCTCCTCGAAGTAGGCGCAGGCGGTGTCGAACATCTCGCCGATGGCGGCGACCAGCAGCTCGTCCTTGCTCGCGAAGTGGGCGTAGAAACCGCCGTGCGTGAGCCCGGCGCGGCCCATGATGGCGGCCACGCCGATGCGGTCGGGGCCTTCCAGGCGGATGGCGGCCGCGGCCTCCTTCAGCACGCGGGCGCGGGTGCGTTGTTTGTGGTCGGCGTCGTAGCGCATGGGGTGGATGATATGACGAACGAAATATAACGGCCTGGCCACCCGAGGTGCAGCCAGGGCCGCGGCCCCGGGCTTGAGGGACGCCGCGCTGGGCGTGACCTGCGACAATGCGGGTTTTTCCGGGTTTTGGATTTTCCGCATGAGCAACCTCTTCGACGCCAAGGTGTTGAGCGTTCGTCACTGGACCGACCGGCAGTTCTCGTTCACCTGCACCCGCGACCCCGGCTTTCGCTTCCAGAGCGGCCAGTTCACGATGATCGGCCTCGAGGTCGACGGCAAGCCGCTCTTGCGCGCCTACAGCGTGGTGAGCCCGCACTGGGAAGAGACGCTCGAATTCCTCAGCATCAAGGTGCCCGACGGCCCGCTCACCTCGCGCCTGCAGCACATCCAGGTCGGCGACACGGTGAAGATCGGCCGCAAGGCCTCGGGCACGCTGCTCACGCAGAACCTCTTGCCCGGCAAGAACCTGTACCTGCTGTCCACCGGCACGGGCCTCGCACCCTTCATGGCGATGATCCGCGACCCCGAGGTGTACGAGCTCTACGAGAAGGTGATCCTCGTGCACGGCTGCCGCCAGGTCGGCGAGCTGGCCTACGACGAGGTCATCACCAAGGAGCTGCCGGCCAACGAGTACTTCGGTGACCAGGTGAAGGAAAAGCTCATCTACTACCCGACCGTCACGCGCGAAGCCTTCCGCAACCAGGGCCGCATCCCGGTGCTGATGGAAACCGGCAAGCTGTTCCACGACATCGGCCTGCCGCCGATGAGCAAGGAAAACGACCGCTTCATGCTGTGCGGCAGCCCCGAGATGCTGCGCGACACACGCGCCTTGTTCGACAAGGCCGGCATGACCGAGGGCAACATGAGCCACCCGGGTCACTTCGTGATCGAGCGGGCGTTCGTCGAGAAGTGATGACAGCCCCCACGTCGCTGCGCTCCTGCCCCCCGAGGGGTCGCAGCCCGGCTTCGGGCGGCCGGGCGCCGGGCTGACCGCGCCAGCAGAGCCGAGTCAGGCTAGCCGAAGAAGAGCTTGAAGAGCTCGGGCTCGTCGACTTCGCGCGTCACGAGCCCGCGGATCGGTTCGTGGTAAGGCGCAGGCTGATGCGCCGTCACCAGGTCGGCCGGCATGGTCACACCCCAGGCGGTGTTGAATTCCTGGGCCGCGTTGCGGCGCGCGATCATCTCGTAGGCGTTGGCGGTGTTCATGGAGCCGTCCCTCAATCTGTGTCTGGATGTGAAGGCTATCGGCTGCGCCAACCTCGGGATGAACCGAAAAGCAAGCCCTCCGGCCGCCACTTCATCACCCGCCTGGCATTCGCGTGATTTTGTTGGCCGAATGCGCGCCGCTCAGGTGGTGACCGCCCGGCCGTCGAGCCAGCGCAGCACGCAGGCATAGAGCCGGCTGGGGGCGACCGGCTTGGTGATGTGGTCGTTCATGCCGGCGGCCAGGCAGACCTCGCGGTCTTCCGCATAGGCGTTGGCCGTCATCGCGAGGATGGGCAGGCGCTGCCGGCCGGCCAGCTGGCGGATGGCGCGCGAGGCGTCGAGGCCGTCCATCACCGGCATCTGCACATCCATCAGCACCAGCGCGTAGTCGTGCGCGCGCACGTGCTCCACCGCTTCGGCGCCGTTGCTCACCACGTCGACGGCGAGCTTGAGGCGGGAGAGGAGGGCGAGCGTCACCTCCTGGTTCACCGGCTCGTCGTCGACCAGCAGCACGCGCGCACCGGCGTGGCGGGCCACGATCTCATCCTGCGGCTGCGGCCGCGTGCCGGCGGCCTCGCCGGGCGGCGTGACGGCCACGCGCAGGCGGGCGGTCATCCAGAAGGTGCTGCCGATGCCGGGCGAGCTGCGCACGCCCACGTTGCCGCCCATCAGCGAGGCCAGGCGCTTGGCGATCACGAGGCCGAGGCCGGTGCCGCCGTACTTGCGCGAGGTGGAGTCGTCGGCCTGCGAGAACGACTGGAAGAGCCGTGCCTGCTGTTCGGGGCTGATGCCGATGCCGTGGTCCTGCACTTCGATGTGCAGCATCACCACGTTCTCGGCCGACTGCGCCACGCGCGCGCGCAGCAGGATGTGGCCGTGCTCGCTGAACTTGATCGCGTTGCTGAGGAAGTTGAGCAGGATCTGCTCGAGCCGCAGCGGGTCGCCGATGAGCAGCGGCGGCATGCCGGGCGCAATCTCCGTGGTGAGGCGCAGGCCCTTGGCCATGGCGCGGTCGCGCAGCATGCCCTGGGCGTTGTCGATGATCTCGGTGAGCACGAACTCGCGCTCCTCCAGCTCGAGCCGGTCGGCTTCGATCTTCGAGAGGTCGAGGATGTCGTTGATCACGCCCAGCAGGTGGTGCGCTGCGGCACTCACCTTGCTGAGCTGCTCCAGCGCATGCGGCTCGTGCTGCAGGTTCTCCTGCAGCAGGTGCGTGAGGCCGATGATCGCGTTCATCGGCGTGCGGATCTCGTGGCTCATGTTGGCGAGGAAGGCGCTCTTGGCGCGGCTCGCGGTCTCGGCCGCGTTGCGCGCGGTCACGAGGTCGGTGGTGCGCTCGTTGACGAGCTGCTCCAGGTGATGGCGGTGGGCCTGCAGCTCCTCGCGCGCGGCGCGCTCCTCCGTGATGTCGATGAAGGCACCGTGCACGCGCGTGATCACGCCCTCGTGGTTGCGCACCGCGTTGCCGAGCGTGCGCACCCAGATGCGGCGGCCGCTCTTGGTGAGGATCTGCATCTCCAGGTCGTAGGCGATGCCGCGCCGCGCGCACGCGCTGAAGGCCTGGTGCACCAGGTCGCGGTACTCGGGCGCGTAGAACTGCCCGGCGTCGTCCAGCGTGGGCGAGTAGCCCGGCGGCATCTCGTGGATGATGGCCGCCTCGTCGGACCACACCAGCCGGTTGTCGCGCAGCGTGACGATCCACGCGCCCATGCGCACGAGCCGGCTCGCCATCTTGAGCAGGCTCTCGCTCTGGCGCAGCTTCTCCTGCGATTCGTGTAGGTCGGTGATGTCCTGCACCACGCCAAGCACACGCGCCGGCTTGCCGTCGTTCATGACGACACGGCCGCGCGAGCGCACCCAGATCTCGCGCCCGGCGGCGGTGACCATCGGGATCTCGACGTCCCATGGCGTGCCGTCGGCGACCGCGGCGGCGATGAGCGGCTCCACCCGCTCGCGCGCGTCGCCGCGGCAGAACTGCCAGCCCTCGGCCATCGAGAACGACGAGCCTTGCGGCACCTCCAGCAGCAGGCACATCTCGTTGGACGTGGTGGTCACGCCGCTCTGGATGTCGAGCTCCCAGCCGGCCACGCGCGCCAGCTCGCCGGTGCTCGAGAGCTGCTCCTCGCGCGAGCGCAGCGCCTGCTGCACGCGGTAGGCCTCGGTCACGTCGCTGAAGACGAGCACCACGCCGGTGACACGGCCCTGCGCATCGCGGATCGGCGCAGCGCTGTCGGCGATCTGGTACTCGCGGCCGTCGCGCGAGAGGAGCGCGGTGTGGTTGGCCAGGCCCACCACTTCGCCGCTGGCGAGCACCGGCTTCACCGGGTCTTCGGCCGGTGTGCGCGAGTCGGCGTTGATGATGCGGAAGACGTCGAGCAGCGGCCGGCCGATGGCCTCGGCCGCCGGCCAGCCGGTCAGCCGCTGGGCGGTGGCGTTCATGCGGGTGATGTGGCCGCGGGTGTCGGTGACGATCACCGCGTCGCCGATCGAATGCAGCGTGGTGGCAAGGTTCTCCTCGCTGTCGCGCAGCGCACGCTCGGCCTCGGCGCGGGCGCGCAGCATGGTGGAGAAGTCGTCGGCCAGCGCGCCCACTTCGCGCGGGGCGCCGTCGAGGGTCAGGTGGGCAAGGGCCTCGGGGTCGGGCGAGACGGTCGCGCGGCGCGCGGCCGCGGCCATCGCCTCCACCGGCCCGCTGGTGCGGCGGGCGATCAGGAAGGCGAGCCCGGCCGCCAGGCCGACCGCGAGCAGCGCAAGGGTGATGCTGAACAGCGTGCGCTCGCGCACCGGGCCGTAGACGGTCTCCACCGGGATGCCGACGGCCGCGTGCCAGTCGGTGCCGCGCACCGGCACCACGCCGAAGATGCGGTTCACGCCTTCGAAGTCGGGCGACTCGCCGGTGCGCGCCTCGCCCGGCGCCAGCTCCTTGAACCAGCGGATGTGCGCGAGGCTCTTGCCGATCCATTCCTCGGGCTTCAGGCTGCTGCCGATCACCGCGCCCTTGCCGTCGACGATGCGGGCCAGCGCACGCGAGGGCAGCTCACCCGGGCCGGGCGCGAGGCGCAGCGTCGTCAGGTCGAGCGACATGGCGATGACGCCGGGGCTCTGCAGGCGGCCGTCGACCTCGCGATCGGGCAGCGGGTAGGCCACGAGCAGGATCCAGCGGTTGGTGAAGACGCCGCGGCTCAAGGGGCCGACGGTGAAGCGCTTGGTCTGCAGCGTCTCTTCCAGCGGGAGGCCGCCGCTCACGCGCATGGGCGTGCCCGGCGGCGGCTCGATCGCGCTGCACACGCGGTCGCCGTGGCGGTTGACGGAGATGAGGTTGGTGTAGGTGGGGAAGAGGCCGCGGAAGCTCTTGAAGAGCGGGTCGCACTGCTCGGCATCGAGCGAGTGCACGCCAGGGCGCTTGGCGAACAGGCCCAGCAGGCGCTCGGCGTTGGAGATGATGGCTTCGGTCTCGAGCGCCGCGCCGCGGGCGGCGCGCAGGGCCTCGACGGCGGCCCGCTCGGCGTCTTGTCTGGCCTGGGTGATGCCGTTGTAGGCGATCAATGCCAACAGCGGCAACGCCGTGGCCAGCACCAGGAGGCTCAGGCGTGCACGGATGGGCAATGCGCGGCGCATCGGGGCATTTCAGCATGTGCGGGAGCCGCACGGGTCCTGGGGGTGCCCGCATTGTGGACACCCGTCTGCTCGGGTAGCCTGCCGGCTGCAACTTCCACCACGCAGCGATGGCATCGGCGCAACAGCGGGGCATCCTCGGTCGGCTGGCCGATGGCATGAAACGGCTCATCGAGCGTGTGCCCGACACGTCGGCCGCCGCGTTGCCGCCGGGGGCCGGGCTGCTCGACGGCATCGGCTGGAGCGAGTTCGAGCGCCAGGTGGCCGAGGGCTTCCGCCATCGAGGCTACGCCGTGAGCGACACCGGCGGCGGCGGGGGCCGCCCCATCGACATGGTGCTCACTCGCGGGCAGGACCGCTTTCTCGTCGACTGCAAACCCTGGCGCACGCTCGCCGTCGGGCCGGCACCGGTGCGCGAGCTGCTCGCGCTGGTGCGAAGCCTGGGGGCGGCGGGCGGCTTCGTCGTCAGCTCGGGCGAGTTCACCGCCGAGGCGCGCCAGCTGGCCGAGGGCCACAAGGTGCAGCTGATCGACGGCAAGGTGCTGCGCGAGCTGCTCAACACCCGCGAGGAGAAGACACAGCCGGTGGTGGTGCGCCGCGAGGGGCCGTTTCCCGACACCACGCTGCCGCCGTCAGCCTGGCGCCTGCGGGCGCAGCCCTGCCCGCTGTGCGGCGGTGCGATGGAAGAAGCCGAGCGACAGGGCCGGCGTGTGCTGGCCTGCGTGCACCACCCGCTGTGCGAGGGCCTGCGCGAGGTCTAGCGAGGCGTGAGAGGCGAGCGGCGCGCGTGGCTGAACCGCGAGCGCCACAGCGCCACCCACTCGACCAGACCCCACAGCAGGGCGCAGCCCAGCGCAGGGGCCGAGCCGAGGAAGAGAGGGCGGGGTCGGGCCATGCCAGCCACCGTATCGGCGCTGTGTGACAGCGGCGTGTCAGCGGCGGGCCGGTGGTATTGCCGCAAGGGTCTGCATCAACTGTCACATCGCGCCGCTAGTCTGGGCGGGTGAACCGCGTCGACTTGCCCGCCCTGGCCGAACTGCAAGGCCTCGTGGACGAGGGCGGCTCGCACCTGCAGCAGCGGGTCGTCTGCGAGGTGCCATGCGGCGACACGTCGCTGCCGGTGCACGTGATCACGCTCGGCAACCCCGGGCCCGACGTGCCGGCGATCGGCATTTTTGGCGGCGTGCACGGCCTGGAGCGCATCGGTGCCGAGGTGGCGCTCGCCTTCCTGCGCAGCCTGGTGATGCGCCTGCCGTGGGACGGCGTGCTGCACCGCCAGCTCGAATCGCTGCGCATGGTGTTCATGCCGCTGGTCAACCCGGCCGGCATGGCGCTCGGCACACGGGCCAATGCGCGTGGGGTGGACCTGATGCGCAACGCGCCCGTCGATGCGGTGGGCCGGGTGCCGTTTCTCATCGGCGGGCAGCGGCGCAGTGCCTCGCTGCCCTGGTACCGCGGCGAAGCGGGCGCGCCAATGGAAGCCGAGAGCGACGCGCTGTGCCGCGTCGTCGAAGACGAGCTGCTCGGTCGCCCCTTCAGCCTGGCGATCGATTGCCATTCGGGCTTCGGCCTGCGCGACCGCATCTGGTTCCCGCATGCGCACACGCCGGCGCCGATCGAGCACCTGCCGGAGCTCTTCGCCCTGCAGCACATCCTCGACCGGGCACTCACCCACCACCGCTACGTGCTGGAGCCGCAGAGCCGCCAGTACCTCGCGCATGGCGACCTGTGGGACCACCTCTACCTGCGCTCGCTCGAGCGATCAGGACACGTGTTCCTGCCGCTCACGCTGGAGATGGGCTCATGGCTGTGGGTCAAGAAGAACCCGCGCCAGCTGTTCTCGCGCCACGGGCTCTTCAACCCGCTGATCGAGCACCGCCAGCAGCGCGTGCTGCGCACGCACGTGAACTGGCTCGACTTCATGGCCCGTGCGGTGGCGAGCTACCGGCGCTGGGTGCCGCTGGACGACGCGGAGCGC
This genomic interval carries:
- a CDS encoding thiolase family protein; protein product: MTSAVIAGYARTPFHFAKKGRLVGVRPDDLAATAVKGLLERTKVNPADIEDLILGCSYPEGEQGHNMARIVVFLAGLPNTVAGTTVNRFCGSAMTAIHIAAGQIAIGAGEVFVCGGVESMTRVPDGGFTPSPNPALRARYPEAYFKMGETAEVVAERYAVSRVAQEELSVESHRKAARAQELGLLRDEIVPVTTPEGEVVDSDGCIRPATSMEGLAGLKLAFREPGHGTVTAGTSSPLTDGATAVLVCSEDYARQNGLPILARIVSTAVAGCAPEEMGMGPVPAVKKALARAGLTVNDIDVVEINEAFSSQAVACLRELGIARDVINLDGGGLSIGHPLGATGARLVGKAATLLQREGKRYALATQCIGGGQGIATVLASV
- a CDS encoding PhoX family phosphatase, whose protein sequence is MAKDFSTMEDSNRSSNPSIHDISDPARRTLLKGGAGVAVTGLLAPLGLAGCATGPGSATSTGPLLGFKSVPATTADTITVPEGYVAQPLAPWGDPVGIAGRSPAFRFDASNSAADQEVQMGMHHDGMHYYPLTATTGLLAINHEYSDDGLLHTDGLAHWSAEKVRKSQAAHGVAVIEVKRGDDGTVEVVRPSRYARRITAYTPVELRGPAAGHPMLRTAADPTGRRVLGILNQCASGITPWGSYLTSEENFAFYFQGPDQPDAHQRRWGQRKEMGQYYRWHEHDERFDTTKHPNEHNRFGWVVEIDPFDPTMTPVKRTALGRAAREGATVAVTKDGRAVVYSGEDARFEYIYKFVSRDAIRPGGYAANAELLDHGTLYVARFDADGRGRWLPLTHGQGPLTPANGFADPGEVLIKARQASDALGATKMDRPEWIAIDRERWVYCTLTNNSNRGQPGQAGVDAANPRANNVMGQIIRWREDGDHDGTSFAWNHFVLAGDPANERPEAKGNIKGDAFACCDGLWVDGRGVLWIQTDMSSTVMGKGEFARLGNNMMLAADTKTGEIRRFLVGPPGCEITGATATPDGRTMFINVQHPGETPSERSDPANPRRYSNWPDQRPDGRPRSSTVVIRKRDGGLIGT
- a CDS encoding TetR/AcrR family transcriptional regulator yields the protein MRYDADHKQRTRARVLKEAAAAIRLEGPDRIGVAAIMGRAGLTHGGFYAHFASKDELLVAAIGEMFDTACAYFEELSAGKPAGEGLAAYVAFYLSRYHRDHREEGCPIATMAADLPRLVPEARVAFEQGAARLTTLIAGQLEGLGHDEPGIGAVSLLSEMVGAVVLARSIADPEHSSAILRASRQAIRARLQLPLPVKDA
- a CDS encoding ferredoxin--NADP reductase, with translation MSNLFDAKVLSVRHWTDRQFSFTCTRDPGFRFQSGQFTMIGLEVDGKPLLRAYSVVSPHWEETLEFLSIKVPDGPLTSRLQHIQVGDTVKIGRKASGTLLTQNLLPGKNLYLLSTGTGLAPFMAMIRDPEVYELYEKVILVHGCRQVGELAYDEVITKELPANEYFGDQVKEKLIYYPTVTREAFRNQGRIPVLMETGKLFHDIGLPPMSKENDRFMLCGSPEMLRDTRALFDKAGMTEGNMSHPGHFVIERAFVEK
- a CDS encoding PAS domain S-box protein; this encodes MRRALPIRARLSLLVLATALPLLALIAYNGITQARQDAERAAVEALRAARGAALETEAIISNAERLLGLFAKRPGVHSLDAEQCDPLFKSFRGLFPTYTNLISVNRHGDRVCSAIEPPPGTPMRVSGGLPLEETLQTKRFTVGPLSRGVFTNRWILLVAYPLPDREVDGRLQSPGVIAMSLDLTTLRLAPGPGELPSRALARIVDGKGAVIGSSLKPEEWIGKSLAHIRWFKELAPGEARTGESPDFEGVNRIFGVVPVRGTDWHAAVGIPVETVYGPVRERTLFSITLALLAVGLAAGLAFLIARRTSGPVEAMAAAARRATVSPDPEALAHLTLDGAPREVGALADDFSTMLRARAEAERALRDSEENLATTLHSIGDAVIVTDTRGHITRMNATAQRLTGWPAAEAIGRPLLDVFRIINADSRTPAEDPVKPVLASGEVVGLANHTALLSRDGREYQIADSAAPIRDAQGRVTGVVLVFSDVTEAYRVQQALRSREEQLSSTGELARVAGWELDIQSGVTTTSNEMCLLLEVPQGSSFSMAEGWQFCRGDARERVEPLIAAAVADGTPWDVEIPMVTAAGREIWVRSRGRVVMNDGKPARVLGVVQDITDLHESQEKLRQSESLLKMASRLVRMGAWIVTLRDNRLVWSDEAAIIHEMPPGYSPTLDDAGQFYAPEYRDLVHQAFSACARRGIAYDLEMQILTKSGRRIWVRTLGNAVRNHEGVITRVHGAFIDITEERAAREELQAHRHHLEQLVNERTTDLVTARNAAETASRAKSAFLANMSHEIRTPMNAIIGLTHLLQENLQHEPHALEQLSKVSAAAHHLLGVINDILDLSKIEADRLELEEREFVLTEIIDNAQGMLRDRAMAKGLRLTTEIAPGMPPLLIGDPLRLEQILLNFLSNAIKFSEHGHILLRARVAQSAENVVMLHIEVQDHGIGISPEQQARLFQSFSQADDSTSRKYGGTGLGLVIAKRLASLMGGNVGVRSSPGIGSTFWMTARLRVAVTPPGEAAGTRPQPQDEIVARHAGARVLLVDDEPVNQEVTLALLSRLKLAVDVVSNGAEAVEHVRAHDYALVLMDVQMPVMDGLDASRAIRQLAGRQRLPILAMTANAYAEDREVCLAAGMNDHITKPVAPSRLYACVLRWLDGRAVTT
- a CDS encoding restriction endonuclease, whose product is MASAQQRGILGRLADGMKRLIERVPDTSAAALPPGAGLLDGIGWSEFERQVAEGFRHRGYAVSDTGGGGGRPIDMVLTRGQDRFLVDCKPWRTLAVGPAPVRELLALVRSLGAAGGFVVSSGEFTAEARQLAEGHKVQLIDGKVLRELLNTREEKTQPVVVRREGPFPDTTLPPSAWRLRAQPCPLCGGAMEEAERQGRRVLACVHHPLCEGLREV
- a CDS encoding M14 family zinc carboxypeptidase, with the protein product MNRVDLPALAELQGLVDEGGSHLQQRVVCEVPCGDTSLPVHVITLGNPGPDVPAIGIFGGVHGLERIGAEVALAFLRSLVMRLPWDGVLHRQLESLRMVFMPLVNPAGMALGTRANARGVDLMRNAPVDAVGRVPFLIGGQRRSASLPWYRGEAGAPMEAESDALCRVVEDELLGRPFSLAIDCHSGFGLRDRIWFPHAHTPAPIEHLPELFALQHILDRALTHHRYVLEPQSRQYLAHGDLWDHLYLRSLERSGHVFLPLTLEMGSWLWVKKNPRQLFSRHGLFNPLIEHRQQRVLRTHVNWLDFMARAVASYRRWVPLDDAERDRLRAEARTHWYGPA